A part of Longimicrobiaceae bacterium genomic DNA contains:
- a CDS encoding GAF domain-containing sensor histidine kinase, with amino-acid sequence MDRTEQLSQAAPEGTSLSELRAAHEIAHAFLTSDSPGGVYRLALERVCALVGAAFGCVYLREGEGDTLRLAAAFNWPAGWSAYLDSMRVRIGAGPTGQAVAENRVVEVFDVFGDPELADWWEAARELGFAASISLPLGTGDAPAGAITFYFDQPETLRESDRSLLRLVADQLAATAEKAHLIDDLRRANSLLREQNVELEARFREAEEARRLKGEFLANVSHELRTPLTAILGFTYLLREGLSGELHAEQRGAVEKIETAGSELMTLIDDLLDFTTVKMGRVVLAPERCDAVALARAAMSTLKPPDTVALGSDVPDDEVPVHADPSQVVRILRGLVSNAYKFTAVGRVTVRVRSAAISGPGWSRAADGAACPVVMWDVEDTGIGIEPADHERIFDEFRQVDGSATRRYGGTGMGLALARQLARCMHGDIFVRSTPGQGSTFTLALPVGTPSADQSEDARPAAPRAETPALSAGAAAAQADSDAG; translated from the coding sequence GTGGATCGAACCGAGCAACTTTCGCAGGCGGCACCTGAGGGAACCTCGCTGTCCGAGCTTCGGGCCGCGCACGAGATCGCCCACGCCTTCCTCACCAGCGACTCGCCGGGGGGCGTGTACCGCCTGGCGCTGGAGCGCGTGTGCGCCCTGGTGGGGGCCGCCTTCGGGTGCGTCTACCTCCGCGAGGGGGAAGGAGATACGCTGCGCCTGGCCGCCGCCTTCAACTGGCCTGCGGGCTGGTCGGCGTACCTCGATTCCATGCGGGTGCGCATCGGCGCCGGGCCCACGGGCCAGGCCGTCGCCGAGAACCGCGTGGTCGAGGTCTTCGACGTCTTCGGCGACCCGGAGCTGGCCGACTGGTGGGAAGCCGCGCGCGAGCTGGGCTTCGCCGCGTCCATCTCGCTGCCGCTGGGCACGGGCGACGCGCCGGCCGGCGCCATCACCTTCTACTTCGACCAGCCCGAGACGCTGCGCGAGTCCGACCGCAGCCTCCTGCGCCTGGTCGCCGACCAGCTCGCCGCCACCGCCGAGAAGGCGCACCTCATCGACGACCTGCGCCGCGCCAACTCCCTGCTGCGCGAGCAGAACGTGGAGCTCGAGGCCCGCTTCCGCGAGGCCGAGGAGGCGCGGCGTCTCAAGGGCGAGTTCCTGGCGAACGTCTCGCACGAGCTGCGCACGCCGCTCACCGCCATCCTCGGCTTCACCTACCTGCTGCGCGAGGGGCTCTCGGGCGAGCTGCACGCCGAGCAGCGCGGCGCCGTGGAGAAGATCGAGACCGCCGGCAGCGAGCTGATGACGCTCATCGACGACCTGCTGGACTTCACCACCGTCAAGATGGGCCGCGTGGTCCTCGCGCCCGAGCGCTGCGACGCCGTGGCGCTCGCCCGGGCCGCCATGTCCACGCTCAAGCCGCCGGACACCGTCGCGCTCGGCAGCGACGTGCCGGACGACGAGGTGCCCGTGCACGCAGACCCCAGCCAGGTCGTGCGCATCCTGCGCGGCCTCGTCTCCAACGCGTACAAGTTCACCGCCGTGGGCCGCGTCACCGTCCGCGTGCGGTCCGCCGCCATCTCCGGCCCGGGCTGGTCGCGGGCTGCGGACGGCGCGGCGTGCCCGGTGGTCATGTGGGACGTGGAGGACACCGGCATCGGGATCGAGCCGGCGGACCACGAGCGCATCTTCGACGAGTTCCGCCAGGTGGACGGCTCGGCCACGCGGCGGTACGGGGGCACCGGCATGGGCCTGGCGCTCGCACGCCAGCTCGCGCGCTGCATGCACGGCGACATCTTCGTGCGCTCCACCCCGGGCCAGGGCTCCACCTTCACCCTCGCACTGCCGGTAGGGACGCCCTCGGCCGATCAGTCGGAAGATGCACGGCCCGCGGCACCACGAGCGGAGACACCCGCATTAAGCGCGGGAGCTGCGGCCGCCCAAGCGGATTCGGATGCGGGCTGA
- a CDS encoding HAD-IB family phosphatase: protein MSASPGFSTVVFDCDSTLCSIEGIDELAGPHAAEIQALTDAAMAGTIPLEDVYGRRLAIIRPTRDSVDALGRLYVSTLVPDASETVAALRWLGKTVRILSGGLLPAVLDVARSLGVSSEDVIAVPIHFAADGAYGGFDTESPLARSGGKPAILRTMRIPRPALLVGDGATDLEGRAEVDAFAAYMGVAFRPIVAAGADFVLRAPSLAPVLALAAGVDGRARLASSEWAGLLRRGDELLAQ from the coding sequence ATGAGCGCATCTCCCGGCTTCTCCACCGTTGTCTTCGACTGTGACTCCACGCTGTGCAGCATCGAGGGCATCGACGAGCTGGCGGGCCCGCATGCGGCCGAGATCCAGGCGCTGACCGACGCCGCGATGGCCGGCACCATCCCGCTGGAGGACGTGTACGGCCGCCGCCTCGCCATCATCCGTCCCACCCGCGACTCCGTGGACGCGCTCGGCCGGCTGTACGTATCCACGCTCGTCCCGGACGCGAGCGAGACGGTCGCTGCGCTGCGCTGGCTGGGAAAGACGGTGCGCATCCTCTCCGGCGGCCTGCTCCCCGCCGTGCTCGACGTCGCGCGCTCGCTCGGCGTCTCGTCCGAAGACGTCATCGCCGTCCCCATCCACTTCGCGGCGGATGGCGCGTACGGGGGGTTCGACACGGAGTCGCCCCTGGCGCGTAGCGGCGGCAAGCCCGCGATCCTCCGCACGATGCGCATCCCCCGTCCCGCGCTGCTGGTGGGCGACGGCGCCACGGACCTGGAGGGCCGCGCCGAGGTGGATGCCTTCGCCGCCTACATGGGCGTCGCCTTCCGCCCCATCGTCGCCGCCGGCGCGGACTTCGTCCTCCGCGCCCCGTCGCTCGCCCCCGTCCTCGCCCTCGCCGCAGGGGTGGACGGCCGCGCGCGCCTGGCATCCTCCGAATGGGCCGGCCTCCTCCGCCGCGGCGACGAGTTGCTGGCACAGTAG